A segment of the Arachis hypogaea cultivar Tifrunner chromosome 5, arahy.Tifrunner.gnm2.J5K5, whole genome shotgun sequence genome:
TCTCCTCCTTTTCGCCGTCGGCGCCGCAGACCAAGCAGTCATTCGCATTCCTATTACGCTTGAGGTAAATTTTTACCCCCAATATTTTTTGGATTTCTGATGTTGATTTGCTTGGTACCTTTTTTATCGCatgatatttttactaaaaattagattttaataaaagtatattatatatttttctggTGGTAGAGAGAACATATGATATGTATAGAACTGGAAAAGTAAAATTTTCTGCTCATTGATGTTCTGTTTGTTGTAAGTATCGAAGTTTATAACGAGAAGTGCTTAAAATGAAAGTATTTGCAGTGATTCATTATATAGTTAATATAACTTGGATTGAATTGAAATCTTAGGGTATGTTTGGTTGGGGTACAAATAGGGTGGAAATTTTTATGGATGAGCTTCATGTGTAAATTTACACATTGAACTTATCCATGAAGATATTCACCTCATTTTCaaaccaccactaccaccaccactgCAAGTACCCTTAGAATAGATATCACAGATCACGGATCTATCTGATTGTATAAGCGAAATCCAACCAAGTTCGATGTTGATAATTTTGTTGCTAAAAAAGTGTGATATTAGCAACATAGTTAGCCTTCCTAATCAACTTCTATCTGATGCAGAAAGGTAGCTGACTTGGCCGTCCTAGTGCAGGAGGAATAAGATGCCACTTTACGATTGTATGCTTCTGTTTAAGCCCCATATACAGAAGAAAGACCTCTTGGATTTAGTTACTAGGGTGGGGAAACATGTTTGTAGAAGAAATGGGGTTGTCACCGGTGTTAAGAGTTTCGGAGAAGTTCAATTAGGCTACGGTATAAAAAAGTTAGATGGCAGACATTTTAAGGTGAGGTTGATGACTATTCGCAATGTTGAATGACTTTCCACTGTGCATGCATAtgcaattctttttattttttccattattgttttatttatatttatcagcTTTGATGTGTGCAAGTGTCTTTTCTGCCTAATGAAATTTGGAATTCAATTGATGTTTCGCTGACCTCATCTATTCTTTGAGATTTATGGTGATGGTGGAACTTAATAAAATTTTACTTATTGGACCGATATTTTAGATTAATGAATTCATTCACCAATTAGCATAGGGTTCCCTCCCACCCAAGGAACTGTTATGTTTGATGTGGTATTGTTCTGTTATACATGCGCATCATTTGTATCATTTACCAATTCACCTTGTTGTATTACATTGCTACCTGTGAGTCAGTGGTGTGTGGTCTAATCACCATTGTTTGGTGAATAATTGTTTCTTTACTGTTTAAGTCAAAATCTCAGTGAGTGAACTGCTTTTATCATTCGGGTTATATTAGTAATGGACAGAGCCATGTGTTTACAGAAACTACCAGATGAATGTGGTTTAACCTTAATGTAAAAATGGCTCCGTTGGTATGCTGAATAGTTTGGAGAAATGTTCAACATAACTAGCTCATTAGTTAAAGTTGATTTATTGCATGTGTAAATTTTAGACTGTGGTCATGTGGCTCAAAGAAGTGAATTGCAACTTCTTATTGGAAAATCAAAGGAGTGAATGCTTCTTTTGAATGTGTGGTTTGCCGCATGCTGCATGTGAAATAGCCATACTGACATTTATCTGAGGTAGCAATGGAAAATTATCAATTAGTCAATTGTAATTTAATGTATTGTAGTTTTCCTTTTTTACATGATGTAGGGCTATTTGATGCAACTGAGCATGATGGCTACTCCTGAAATAAACAAGGAGCTGCACTATCTAAACAAGGAAGACCGGTTACTCCGCTGGCTTCTGGTTAAACAACGGGACTTTAGATTTGGAAATGAGTTCTTTAGTGAGCAAGGTGCACTTGAGCTAAGCAATTTGTCTCAAATCAGAAgacctgatgatgatgaggacgACGATGACGACGATGACGAGGATGAGTATGAGGTAGATGAAGAAACAAAGTGAAGTGAAAGAGAATTGAGTGTTTTTGTTTGCTTCTACTGTGAGACTATGAAACCATTGGCCTTGCATTTTACGTGCCAGACATCTAGTTATTGATAGTCAGTTAACAAGCACACGATCAATGAGCATAacgatgtttttatttttatctttatttttgtttttcggGTATTAGATGTTATCTCTCTTATTTTTAGTTTGAAGAATAATCTCTTTGGAGAGAGGTTGGTAAACTTCTTGATTTACATGGTAGTCTATCCCAGGAACTAAAGCAATTGAGCTATACTTGTATCTTACGTTTAGTATCTCTGGAAAGAGTAGTTGTAAATGGGTAAAAATGAGCAACTTGAATATCCGTTGATATTTCAATTTCTCAATGTAATATGTTATGCAACAAATGTTAACTTCTCTTGAATTCCATCTTATACTTTTACAGTGCAAAATAATATGCTCAGATTCTTAGgggtaaaaaaaattatcaattatatATTTCTCATAGTTATGGGATAGTATCTTACATTTGATACAAAAAGTCAAAGGAAATAACAAAAGAAACTTGTATCTACAACATTTATATTCCAGAAGGAATACATTTTCACTTAAAACAACGAATAAAACATGTCATTAAAGAATTGGATTCGCTCAACAGGTTTACAATAAACATGGTGATACAACTGAGTTAGCTTCAGCAAATCCCAACATATTTTCTAAATTCTAACTGCAGCAAATGCTCTAATATTTTTCCTCTTTTGCATTGGATCCTTAGGTATTTTGGTGAATCAATTCGAAGGCATTCTAAGCAGCCACATTGTAAATGCACACTTGAAATATATAGTCAATAAAGGATCAACACCAGGTACAAGCCTAAATAGAATGCTTGTATAACTCAATGCAAATTCTGGGTAGAAAGTCCCATAGATTCTGCAACTTCTCTAGCTGAAAGAGCGTCTTGTTCCTGCACAGGGGGCAAAAGGTGAGGCTGCAGTCGGCAATACTTGATAGCAGTTCAGTATCCAAAATCATTAACGTAACTGCATATCACAAACTCGGTGGGAggtggaagaatcaattttggggtCCGAAAATCGATTCTGAGATTAATGTCTGGTTAACTTGGTAAAACCAATTGTGGCATCTAGAATTTAGTTTCTATTATAATAATTCTACAGTAGAATCAATTctacaaaaacagaataaaatgcACAGTTGCGCACTAATAATTGTCATATCTTTGCGGTGCAACGGCTGAATATATTTACCTGAAGGCGGTGTAAGAGATACATCAAGAAGAGATGTACAAATACCTGTTGCAATTTCTCAAGGTTAGCAGAGTTCATTTCTTTCCATGGTATTAATCTCAGATATTTGGCACTTTTAAGCATCAAATTAAGCAATCTCaccaaatagaaaaaaagaataactcgagctgtggGATAACGCCAGAGAAATCTTGTTGCCCTGACAGCTCCCGAATCTAACAATTTCACTGCCTTTTGCAACTGCACGTGGCAAGCCAAATACAAAGTAAAAACTAATGCTCAAAGGAGGAATGGGAATAACATGAGACATGATGATTGTTACCTGAATACTTGCACCAACCAGATGACGGTGATGCACAGGAAGAGCCCTGCAATTATTACTTTATAAGATAACTTTCCAAAGTCTACAAGTGGAAATCAAAACACAGATGGAGAAGTGACAAAGATATGAAAGAGGAATAACTAAATAATCGAGTGATATTATCAACCAactattcattttcttttttcttttctttttttaatagaaaggaagaagatgaagaagaaaaagagagaaacagCTACATCAGAGATGATTTAACATGGGGATGTAAACAAATTAGTTCTACAAAAGATTGATGATTTTAAAGGTTTTGCCTTAACTTTGCACCCTATTGGCCTATAAGTTCTAAAAATGCAACACAGATAAACAATCTCTATATGCTAACATCATATGAAGAAACATACTCAAGGGATTTTATTTCAGTCTCATCTTCCCAAGATGTTGACGCTCGACGAGAAACCCTACTTCGTTCAGCTTCTGCCTGTTCAACATGATGGTGATATCAGATGCACAGTCAAACTAACAATCAAGTAGCCACAGGAATCTAACAAATAACAACATACCTGTGCTTCTTGAAGACGCTTAATTTCCTTCTCCAATTGAAACTCCGTTGCAGCTTTTTCACTAACCATGGTTTCTAATTGTGTTTGTTTGTAGTACTGAGACGAAGGTAGTACATTAATTTAATGAACATTACAATTAATTGCAATCTAACACATGATGAGAAATTGCAAATTACCAGGAGGTCAGTCAGTTCCCGATAACGTTTCTCTAACTCCATGTGCTCCTGTTACATGGATATAATGCTTGCTTAGTACAAGTAATATTCCAAAAAATGTGTATCCTACCTACAGATTCAAATTTTAACCCCATTCAACAAAATAAGATATTCATGAAAAACACCCCCTATCACCTGACGTGAGTAATGCTCAGCATCCCTCTTCATGGCAGCCATTTCAACTCTCATCTTCTGAAATTCAGCCTGAAACCGTGAAACCAAACATATAAGAAATAATAGGAAAGTAAACTATGAACTACAAAACAGGAGACCGTTATCTACTTATCTCTGATAAACTTTATTAATAGATAAGTAAAAAGAAAAACTTGCCTCCAAGGAAGATAGCTTATTTTCAGCTTCCCTCTGACCCTGACGTGCACGCTCCAGTTCTTCCTGCCGTGCCTGCATCTAATATATGAAATGCACCAGCTCCATAAGGATGAATAATTTATCACAAATATTTGCATAATTTCACTAAAACAGAATTTAAACAATAATGATGTGTGTCAATGGCCCAACAGTTGGTGCCAGAATCATTTTGGTCTTTTGGCAGCAATAGCTCAAGTAATTTTCCCACATACCCCTCCCATTCCCCACCAACAACCCCCACCCCTCTTGGAACTCTCAGAACTTTCTGTTAAACCTATTAAAGCATATGGCTAGCCTGTATGCAAACAATATACCTGAATAACTTGATTTGCTTCTTCTGGTGACTTTTTTTGTTCACGACGCAGCCGGGCTTCCATATCTTGAAGCTCTTGATTTAAAGATGAACATTCTACCTAAAAAAATGTTGACAAAAGCTTCAGTAGATCTCCATGGCAGAATATTAATTACTAATCAGCCTTCatggtttaaaataaaaaaataaagattaattGTTCTATGTACCTCAAGAAGTGCCACCTTCTGCTCAAGTTCAGTGGCCTTTGCTGTCCTCTCATCTGCTATTCTCTGAAAAAATAAGCAACTAAAATCAATGTATTAACCTTGATTGAAAAGGGAGACTAGTAGTAGCCTTATTTACACGGATGATTTCCTTGTGGATTTGGTACCACTACTCATGATTAATTTGTAAAACAGATACATTGTTAGTAATTTAAAAAAAGCAAGACTAAATAGCAGCATTCAATGAGCTGAAATGATCTCCCTTGCCTCTTTCAAATTTAATAAAACACAAAAGCTTTCAAGACTTCTGATGATGAAAATCATTTTATAATCATCTTAAAATTTAGTATACAAGATCCTTTTGTATTCTCAAAGATTTCTAATCCAATGAATGAGAACACCTaggaatttaaaattaaacacaataaaacaaaaacagtaaaattaaacacaataaaacaaaaacagaacAGAAACCAGTGACGGACACCAAAATGGAAGttaaaacaaacagaaaataatagtTCAACAGGACGTGtacactaattaaaaattaaataaaatgcagTAAATTCTTACATTACCTGTATCCTTGCAAGTGCTGTAGATGACTCAATGGCTCGTTGCTCCAAGTCTACTTCTCTTTCCATAGCAGCCTGTTACACCAATCACACAATCACTTGAATGTAAGgcaaatacataagaataaaagaaataaacaattcAAGATACATACCATTTTGGTAGCATTATGCGCTGCACGTTCCTCTTCTGCTCTTCGTTCTGCAGATGCTAGCTCCTCTCTTAGAGCCTACGAGGATAACAGATTTTTTACACAAAAAGCTTTATCATATTAATGGAAAATATCATACAAGTATAGGAAGCATGTAACGGAGAACCAACTTACCTGCATCATCCTTGTTTCTGTTAACTCTCGATTTCTCATCATAGATTCCATGTTTACCTAATAAGATATAAACAGTGTTATCCAAGCATTACGATGAACGTACAAGCCATAGTGAAACGAGAAGTCCTAAATATATAGAAGGAAACTAATGAAGAAACCAACAGAATCCAGAGGATTGTCATGTTACTCAATCCAAAATAGCCAAAGGTTTTCCTAATTTATTGAGAAAAATACTCCGGATATCGTCTAATTCAGCAAAATTTAAGACAGGGCAGAAAGACACACTTCGGATTTCGGAATGGATAAATGCAGCTTATAGCTATATTATGGTCAGTGGGATAATATATTTCAATTAATTGCAGTTTTCTTATGAATTGGATAGATAAACATGCATTTCCAGCAACCAACAtcattcataaacaataaattcTTGGTAGGCCAAGGAAACAGTGCAAGCCAGATATTAACATTAATAAACCAACATGGAGAAAAGTATTATTCAAACTGCAAGACCCTGAAGGCAATACGCAGAAGGTAGCAGCATTCAAGCGATCCAATGAGTTAATCAGAGAAGGATAAAGCTTCCACAAGGCCAAAGCAAATATTAGAGAATAAAGttctgaaaaaaacaaaaaagtaagTTGCAAGGCTGACACCAGGTTCTCTATGAGGGAGGCTTTGGCATCTCTTGATTCCTATTGAACTCCAAAGTAGTAGCATGTATGGACATAAAATACTGCATGAAagcttatttaaataaattaacaaaGAAGAACCTGAATGGAAGCTAGATTTCCT
Coding sequences within it:
- the LOC112802092 gene encoding uncharacterized protein yields the protein MPLYDCMLLFKPHIQKKDLLDLVTRVGKHVCRRNGVVTGVKSFGEVQLGYGIKKLDGRHFKGYLMQLSMMATPEINKELHYLNKEDRLLRWLLVKQRDFRFGNEFFSEQGALELSNLSQIRRPDDDEDDDDDDDEDEYEVDEETK